A single window of Microplitis demolitor isolate Queensland-Clemson2020A chromosome 7, iyMicDemo2.1a, whole genome shotgun sequence DNA harbors:
- the LOC103574955 gene encoding methyltransferase-like protein 25B, producing MAFTAKLGKVTIMSMCTCEVCQSVRVILDNIFKIFKTYGWILDSYIIDFYQDDLWSKLPNSWKNLFKNISIEEFGSWILNGCVGKQVWPLSLLALRQSIKISTIDRDPGNKTPFVCNGNQWNYSIFVNSTDNLLKSPENNLFCNHNNLFKKHIKVKKRYEIENFSEICAKCTYLSKCKCIVDTGAGMGHLARQLSYKYNLSVVCIEQTKELSDLAKKYDEEYLMTIKKHIPNFDCKPSYHLCAKIFEENNIFSDSSSNNDELIKSINKIFESTFEISSIENFGFGFIGLHPCGDLAVTLLKLYVKRPNIKFISIVGCCYMKLTTDKEKNSLGYPLSKYLNSMSNNYLSYAALEVACHAVENYCDKMRSGDYHNLKVHAYRSVLEMLLIKKGGLIMRHGRVTSVKVNEQMTFDRYCELATAKFDDNKKLFKSDYQCMEVEKFLDRWQDVVAFEALRMMLAPLVETAVLLDRFLFLSDHNLKPLIKAEFDPRRSPRNFVLISIK from the exons ATGGCGTTTACGGCCAAGTTGGGTAAAGTAACAATCATGTCGATGTGCACGTGTGAGGTTTGTCAATCTGTACGAGTAATACTGGATAATATATTCAagatattcaaaacttacgGATGGATACTGGACTCATATATTATT gaTTTTTATCaagatgatctatggtcgaaaTTACCCAActcatggaaaaatttatttaaaaatatttctattgaaGAATTTGGATCGTGGATACTCAATGGATGCGTAGg gAAACAAGTATGGCCACTGTCATTGTTGGCACTCCGacagtcaataaaaatatcaacaataGATCGCGATCCTGGCAATAAAACTCCATTTGTTTGTAATGGAAATCAATGGAATTATTCAATATTCGTAAATTCCACCGACAATTTATTGAAATCacctgaaaataatttattttgtaaccataataatttatttaaaaaacatattaaagtaaaaaaacgttacgaaattgaaaatttttctgag atttgCGCAAAGTGTACATATTTATCGAAATGCAAGTGTATTGTCGACACTGGAGCGGGGATGGGTCATTTGGCACGTCAGTTATCCTACAAATACAATTTATCTGTAGTTTGTATCGAACAAACGAAAGAATTATCCGATTTAGCTAAAAAATATGACGAAGAATATTTGATGACGATTAAAAAACATATACCTAATTTCGATTGCAAACCGTCGTATCACTTGTGCGCTAAAATTTtcgaagaaaataatatttttagcgaCAGCTCAAGCAATAATGATGAATTGATTAAaagtatcaataaaatatttgaaagtacttttgaaatttcttctATTGAGAATTTCGGATTTGGTTTTATTGGACTGCACCCTTGTGGTGACTTAGCAGTTACTTTGCTCAAACTTTACGTTAAACGAccaaacattaaatttatcagtatTGTTGGATGCTGTTACATGAAATTAACGACTGa taaagaaaaaaattcattgggTTATCCattgagtaaatatttaaatagtatgagcaacaattatttaagttatgcAGCATTAGAAGTCGCATGTCATGCAGTAGAAAATTATTGTGATAAAATGAGAAGTGGTGATTATCACAATTTGAAAGTACATGCTTATCGCAGTGTGTTGGAGAtgttactgataaaaaaaggTGGTTTAATAATGCGTCACGGTCGTGTAACCAGCGTTAAAGTTAACGAACAAATGACATTTGATAG ataCTGTGAATTAGCGACAGctaaatttgatgataataaaaaattatttaagagcGATTATCAATGTATGgaagtggaaaaatttttggatagATGGCAGGATGTTGTTGCTTTCGAGGCTCTACGGATGATGCTGGCACCGTTAGTTGAAACGGCTGTTTTGTTAGATAGATTTTTATTCCTATCCgatcataatttaaaaccaTTAATTAAAGCTGAATTTGATCCAAGACGTTCTCCacgaaattttgtattaatttctataaaataa
- the LOC103574964 gene encoding putative uncharacterized protein DDB_G0271606, translating into MRVSVIVVMATAVFLVTAVEEKNRGKRQQVYYTRRGGRPPPYAVQMEPIVQYSQRDPLYNPLANSKSDDDFYHDESLSHSPYGSEPEPIIEIIIKESNESLPTPVPPPALSSSKPTKEPIQVFYVKYEKKDQGNGKSKVVYEKPIPALTPHEEHEEINSDNQLSDKNEPAEYVTQSPLLNEPSTTLRAIIRPDSEVYHSDGSGIKITFGSDKLPPNNHNKRSDRDNPNGHPPLYLSSFSPSPSISSPHNKRQHGPFPAIQPNHRLPPAPLPPLLPPQSPITFPQQRINSFQSQQQQQQLPPNFSPPPQFQSPSPLINVQRPPQQQQQRLPITIQGLPEVHQRFTFQSFGSPAHGIRINHPQQPGFPPAVSVSHQSLHVQNQPSHSRSPSNFNGEQQQQQQLHQRYQQQHQQQQLIVKQEHEKQKYQELKQREQYRQQELQHQQEQQYQERQRLQSEQQRFKQQENKIREQYSQQQLQQSNYNRIQQQQQQQQQQLQQQQQQRQQLQQHQQQIQQQQQQQQEQKPAEILKAVPKLEQHYAIRENPLHPGPFPPNPQLHSVQYSQTTQNSFPSHQQQATGITIQKQTLLTNPSGYVPKTNSQTPAPKFPNYQKDGYFGQTLPNIQSQQSSFQYQSIWNRSVVKDPKQKIFATPVPKTENSAGSSIPRFIAAPTTTSAPPTTTTEPTTTAPTTSPPKNEAKIKQNIANLPDEVPDDIRDQLLSSGILGNADIQVLDYDKVGDIPIENLPPEALANFYGAGGGAVAASAPIPSIAKRPKIIDDTNGNNKNINSNNNNKNSVGIKPNKVMTTTTKVEQATLKPGGVEMKVVHFDPNTAQGQAIADQHIRDDATHLKPVNVVNSGDDNTQYNRYLPLKVSGASFPIPDVPELKDRKISSVVVLAPVDYNFRDDEQQSSRYGKKVGEPMPAKFLAGDTLKQLIRKPSAENYKKWLEQESQTEPQKQSVVLLVTTPRNPNKGEKEIFMYDVSSQGVSKLSGDLSSAFVDAAESNSESSDSIDDSSFTS; encoded by the exons ATGCGAGTCTCagtg ATAGTAGTTATGGCCACGGCGGTCTTTTTAGTAACGGcggttgaagaaaaaaatcgtgGAAAACGTCAACAAGTTTATTACACACGAAGGGGAGGAAGACCGCCACCCTACGCAGTACAAATGGAACCAATTGTTCAGTATTCTCAACGCGATCCACTTTATAATCCATTGGCAAACTCCAAAAGTGATGATGATTTCTATCACGATGAATCACTGTCGCACAGCCCTTATGGCTCTGAACCGGAGCCAATTATCGAGATAATTATCAAAGAATCAAATGAATCATTACCGACCCCAGTACCACCGCCGGCGTTATCGTCATCGAAGCCCACTAAGGAACCGATTCAAGTGTTTTATgttaagtatgaaaaaaaagatcaGGGTAATGGTAAATCAAAAGTCGTTTATGAAAAACCAATACCGGCATTGACGCCGCATGAAGAacatgaagaaataaattctgATAACCAACTGAGTGATAAAAATGAACCGGCTGAGTATGTAACCCAGTCGCCGTTATTAAATGAACCTTCGACGACATTGAGAGCAATAATAAGGCCTGATAGTGAAGTATACCATTCGGATGGTAGTggtattaaaataacatttggATCGGATAAATTACCGccaaataatcataataaacgAAGTGATCGAGATAATCCGAATGGACATCCGCCGTTGTACTTGAGTTCGTTTTCACCATCGCCGTCTATTTCTTCACCGCATAATAAAAGACAACATGGTCCATTTCCGGCGATACAACCCAATCATCGGTTACCACCGGCGCCTTTGCCACCACTACTTCCTCCACAATCACCGATAACGTTTCCGCAACAAAGaattaattcatttcaatctcaacaacaacaacaacaactccCACCTAATTTTTCACCACCGCCACAATTCCAATCACCGTCTCCGCTAATTAATGTGCAACGACCaccacagcagcagcaacaaagACTGCCTATTACTATTCAAGGACTGCCGGAAGTTCACCAACGATTTACATTTCAATCGTTTGGTTCACCAGCACATGGTATTAGAATAAATCATCCGCAACAGCCAGGCTTTCCACCGGCTGTTTCGGTTTCACATCAGAGTTTGCATGTGCAAAATCAACCGTCCCATTCACGTTCaccaagtaattttaatggtgaacaacagcaacagcagcaatTGCATCAACGTTATCAACAACAGCATCAGCAACAgcaattaattgtaaaacaaGAGCATGagaaacaaaaatatcaaGAACTTAAACAACGTGAACAATATCGTCAACAGGAGCTTCAACATCAGCAAGAACAACAGTATCAAGAACGTCAAAGATTACAAAGTGAGCAGCAAAGATTTAAACaacaggaaaataaaattagagaaCAGTATAGCCAACAACAATTGCAACAGTCTAATTACAATCGAATtcaacagcagcaacagcagcagcaacagcaattacagcaacaacagcaacagcgACAACAATTACAACAACACCAGCAACAaatacaacaacaacaacaacaacagcaagaACAAAAACCAGCTGAAATTTTGAAAGCAGTACCGAAATTAGAACAACATTACGCAATTAGAGAAAATCCTCTTCATCCGGGACCATTTCCACCTAATCCACAATTACATTCAGTGCAGTACTCTCAGACAACACAAAATAGCTTCCCGTCACACCAACAACAAGCTACTGGAATAACAATACAAAAACAAACTTTATTAACTAATCCAAGTGGTTATGTGCCGAAGACCAACAGCCAAACCCCAGCTCCAAAGTTCCCAAACTATCAAAAAGACGGATACTTTGGGCAAACACTGCCGAATATTCAGTCACAGCAATCTTCGTTTCAGTATCAATCTATTTGGAATCGGTCCGTAGTCAAGGATCCAAAGCAAAAAATATTCGCAACCCCAGTGCcaaaaactgaaaattcaGCTGGGTCATCGATACCCAGATTTATAGCTGCGCCGACAACGACTTCTGCGCCTCCGACCACAACTACTGAGCCCACGACAACAGCCCCAACAACAAGTCCACCGAAAAACGAagctaaaataaaacaaaacattGCAAATCTGCCGGATGAAGTACCAGACGATATTAGAGATCAGTTGTTAAGTTCTGGAATCTTGGGAAATGCGGATATTCAAGTTCTTGATTACGACAAGGTCGGAGATATCCCGATCGAGAATTTGCCGCCCGAGGCACTCGCCAATTTCTACGGTGCCGGAGGTGGTGCTGTTGCTGCCAGCGCACCGATTCCGTCTATTGCCAAGAGACCGAAGATTATTGACGATACCAAtggcaataataaaaatataaatagcaacaataataacaaaaacagCGTGGGGATAAAACCTAACAAGGTAATGACAACCACCACAAAAGTTGAGCAAGCTACACTTAAGCCTGGAGGTGTAGAAATGAAAGTAGTACACTTCGACCCCAATACGGCACAAGGCCAAGCAATTGCTGATCAGCACATACGTGATGATGCTACTCATCTTAAACCGGTAAACGTCGTCAATTCTGGTGATGATAATACGCAATATAATCGATACTTGCCACTAAAAGTAAGCGGTGCATCTTTTCCGATTCCCGATGTACCAGAACTTAAAGACCGTAAAATTTCAAGTGTTGTCGTTCTCGCGCCAGTTGATTATAACTTTCGTGACGACGAGCAACAGTCCTCGAGATATGGGAAAAAAGTTGGTGAACCAATGCCAGCAAAGTTTTTAGCTGGTGATACATTGAAGCAGTTAATCAGAAAACCCAGCGCTgagaattacaaaaaatggtTGGAACAAGAAAGTCAAACGGAGCCTCAGAAACAGTCTGTCGTCTTATTGGTAACGAc gCCGAGAAATCCAAACAAAggagaaaaagaaatatttatgtatgatgTTAGTTCGCAAGGAGTAAGTAAATTATCCGGCGACTTGTCTTCAGCTTTTGTTGATGCTGCTGAAAGCAATTCTGAAAGTTCTGATTCCATTGACGATTCATCTTTTACatcttga
- the LOC103574946 gene encoding tyrosine-protein phosphatase non-receptor type 9, with amino-acid sequence MGSHCSKNRSCRNYVTPTQKSNVREILKREHEHIMQGIVAFSCNISLENKNMKKNRYPDAPCFDYNRVVLPIRKGLDDYINASYVDGHNMKRRFICTQGPLEETALDFWQAVYQDRVRVIVMITKTYEDNKQKCYPYWMTHERSTVTYGELKIRTKKIKSFRNYKVTTLCLTNTNTGTVLDIKHFAYEDWPQGGVPSDVNNFLDFVLAVRHADSKTEVPISSESRVKESPILVHSSAGLDRAPAFCVIDICISKYSESAIIPLLTTVRDLRRQRNNCLSLSTQYIFCYFTVLQFVMSTPC; translated from the coding sequence atgggTTCACATTGTTCTAAAAACCGATCCTGTAGAAACTATGTTACTCCTACTCAAAAGAGTAACGTCCGTGAAATTTTGAAGCGAGAACATGAACACATAATGCAAGGGATAGTGGCATTTTCCTGCAACATCTCTCTGGAAAATAAGAATATGAAGAAGAACAGATATCCTGATGCGCCCTGCTTTGATTACAACCGGGTGGTCCTTCCAATTCGGAAGGGTCTCGACGATTACATCAATGCTAGCTACGTCGACGGACACAACATGAAGAGAAGATTTATCTGTACCCAGGGTCCATTGGAAGAAACGGCCCTCGACTTCTGGCAAGCTGTGTATCAAGACCGCGTTCGTGTTATCGTCATGATTACGAAGACCTATGAAGATAACAAACAAAAGTGCTACCCCTATTGGATGACTCACGAAAGATCCACCGTGACCTACGGTGAACTTAAAATACGGaccaagaaaataaaaagcttCCGCAACTATAAGGTGACGACTTTGTGTCTCACTAATACTAATACTGGAACCGTATTAGACATCAAGCATTTCGCTTACGAAGACTGGCCTCAGGGTGGCGTTCCTTCAGATGTGAATAACTTCCTGGACTTCGTTTTGGCAGTGAGGCATGCTGATTCAAAAACTGAAGTTCCGATCTCAAGTGAAAGCCGTGTGAAAGAGTCTCCTATCTTGGTGCATTCCAGCGCAGGTCTGGACCGGGCGCCAGCGTTTTGCGTGATAGATATCTGCATTTCAAAGTACAGTGAAAGTGCAATTATACCGTTGTTAACAACAGTGCGTGATCTTCGTAGGCAGAGAAACAATTGTCTCTCTTTATCTACGCAATACATATTCTGCTACTTTACAGTGCTCCAGTTTGTTATGTCAACGCCTTGTTAG
- the LOC103574972 gene encoding ras-related protein Rab-2 yields MSYAYLFKYIIIGDTGVGKSCLLLQFTDKRFQPVHDLTIGVEFGARMITIDGKQIKLQIWDTAGQEAFRSITRSYYRGAAGALLVYDITRRETFNHLTTWLEDARQHSNSNMVIMLIGNKSDLDARREVRREEGEAFAREHGLVFMETSAKTAANVEEAFINTAKEIYEKIQEGVFDINNEANGIKIGPQHSPTSPGGLSGTGGQGNAQGGGCC; encoded by the exons atgtcgtACGCATATCTTTTcaagtatataataattggcgatactg GTGTTGGTAAATCATGTCTACTATTACAATTTACTGATAAACGTTTTCAACCAGTACATGATCTGACAATTGGAGTGGAATTTGGTGCACGTATGATAACTATTGATGgcaaacaaattaaattacaaatttggGATACG gcAGGACAAGAAGCTTTCCGTTCAATAACAAGATCTTACTACCGTGGAGCAGCTGGTGCTCTACTAGTTTACGACATAACCCGTCGTGAGACATTTAATCACTTAACAACATGGTTGGAAGATGCAAGGCAACATTCAAACTCAAACATGGTGATTATGTTGATTGGTAACAAGAGTGATCTCGATGCACGGCGAGAAGTTCGCAGAGAAGAGGGTGAGGCGTTTGCACGTGAACACGGATTAGTTTTTATGGAAACTAGTGCCAAGACAGCTGCCAATGTTGAAGAGGCATTCATAAATACTGCCaaagaaatttatgaaaaaattcaagaagGCGTCTTTGATATCAACAACGAG gctaatggaataaaaatagGACCACAGCATTCACCAACAAGTCCCGGAGGCTTATCAGGAACCGGAGGTCAAGGTAATGCACAAGGCGGTGGTTGTTGCTAG